The Populus alba chromosome 4, ASM523922v2, whole genome shotgun sequence genome contains a region encoding:
- the LOC118058533 gene encoding pentatricopeptide repeat-containing protein At4g21170 isoform X2 yields MSLYRANPTTSMKWRIQIRQNQLVFQISSIILQRHNWVSLLQNFNLSTKLTPPLFNQILHKTQTNPQISLRFFNWVQTNLKLKPDLKSQCHIINICVNSGLTLPVRPIMDSLVKTHHVSVLGEAMVDSCRGKSLKSDAFSFVLECYSHKGLFMESLEMFRKMRGNGFIASGTACNAILDVLQRENEIKLAWCFYCAMIKDGVLPDKLTWSLIAQILCKDGNFERIVKFLDMGVYNSVLYNGVIDCCSKRGDFEAAFERLNQMCERKLDPGFSTYSAILDGACKHGNEEVIERVMDIMAEKGLLPKCPLSQCDSVIQKFSDLCKMNVAKMFFRRACDEKIGLQDATYGCMLKALSKEARVKEAIGLYSLISEKGIRVKDSTYHAFLDLLSEEDQYEEGYEILGDMMRRGFRPGTVGLSKFILLLSRKRRWREVEDLLDLVLEKGLLPDSLCCCSLVEHYCSRRQIDKAVALHNKMEKLQASLDVATYNILIDGLVKNGRIEEVVRVFDYMEGLKLVNSESFTITIRGLCRAKEMRKAMKLHDEMLDMGLKPDKAAYKRLILEFNR; encoded by the exons ATGTCTCTTTACAGAGCAAACCCAACAACTTCCATGAAATGGAGGATCCAAATCAGACAAAACCAGTTAGTGTTCCAAATATCCTCAATCATCTTACAAAGACACAACTGGGTTTCACTTCTCCAAAACTTCAACCTCTCCACAAAACTAACTCCTCCTCTCTTTAACCAAATCCTCCACAAAACACAAACTAACCCTCAAATTTCTCTGCGCTTCTTCAACTGGGTCCAAACCAATCTAAAGCTTAAACCAGACCTTAAATCCCAATGTCACATCATCAATATTTGTGTCAATTCGGGTCTCACTCTACCTGTGAGACCAATCATGGATTCTTTGGTGAAAACACATCATGTGTCAGTTCTTGGAGAGGCCATGGTTGATTCTTGTAGAGGTAAAAGTTTAAAGTCTGATGCCTTCAGTTTTGTTCTTGAATGTTACTCGCATAAGGGTCTGTTTATGGAAAGTTTAGAGATGTTTAGGAAGATGAGGGGTAATGGATTTATTGCTTCTGGTACTGCCTGTAATGCTATTCTTGATGTTTTGCAAAGAGAGAATGAGATTAAATTAGCTTGGTGTTTTTATTGTGCCATGATTAAAGATGGGGTTTTGCCTGATAAGTTAACTTGGTCGTTGATTGCTCAGATTCTTTGTAAAGATGGGAACTTTGAGAGAATTGTTAAGTTTTTAGATATGGGTGTTTATAATTCAGTTTTGTATAACGGTGTTATTGATTGTTGTAGTAAAAGAGGGGATTTTGAAGCTGCTTTTGAGAGGCTAAATCAGATGTGTGAGAGGAAACTTGACCCTGGTTTTAGTACTTATAGTGCGATACTTGATGGAGCTTGTAAACATGGGAATGAAGAAGTGATTGAGAGAGTTATGGATATAATGGCTGAGAAAGGCTTGCTTCCAAAATGCCCTTTGTCTCAATGTGATTCAGTCATTCAAAAGTTTTCTGATTTGTGTAAGATGAATGTggcaaaaatgttttttaggagAGCTTGTGATGAGAAGATTGGATTACAAGATGCTACTTATGGGTGTATGTTAAAGGCATTGTCTAAAGAAGCAAGAGTAAAGGAAGCAATTGGTTTATACAGTTTAATTTCCGAAAAGGGAATCAGAGTGAAGGATAGTACTTATCATGCATTTTTGGATCTTCTCAGTGAAGAAGATCAGTATGAAGAAGGATATGAGATATTGGGGGACATGATGAGAAGAGGTTTTAGACCTGGTACAGTTGGGTTGTCTAAATTTATCTTGTTACTAAGTAGAAAACGTAGATGGAGGGAAGTGGAAGACTTGCTGGATTTAGTTTTAGAGAAAGGATTACTGCCAGATTCATTGTGCTGTTGCTCCCTAGTTGAGCATTATTGCTCTAGGAGACAGATTGATAAAGCTGTTGCGTTGCATAACAAGATGGAGAAATTGCAAGCAAGTTTGGATGTTGCAACATATAATATACTTATTGATGGGCTTGTAAAAAACGGTAGGATTGAAGAAGTAGTTAGGGTATTTGATTACATGGAAGGACTCAAATTAGTGAATAGTGAAAGTTTTACAATAACAATCCGTGGGCTTTGCCGTGCAAAAGAAATGAGGAAAGCAATGAAACTTCATGATGAAATGCTGGACATGGGCCTGAAACCTGATAAAGCAGCATATAAAAGGCTGATATTGGAATTCAACAG GTGA
- the LOC118058533 gene encoding pentatricopeptide repeat-containing protein At4g21170 isoform X1 — protein sequence MSLYRANPTTSMKWRIQIRQNQLVFQISSIILQRHNWVSLLQNFNLSTKLTPPLFNQILHKTQTNPQISLRFFNWVQTNLKLKPDLKSQCHIINICVNSGLTLPVRPIMDSLVKTHHVSVLGEAMVDSCRGKSLKSDAFSFVLECYSHKGLFMESLEMFRKMRGNGFIASGTACNAILDVLQRENEIKLAWCFYCAMIKDGVLPDKLTWSLIAQILCKDGNFERIVKFLDMGVYNSVLYNGVIDCCSKRGDFEAAFERLNQMCERKLDPGFSTYSAILDGACKHGNEEVIERVMDIMAEKGLLPKCPLSQCDSVIQKFSDLCKMNVAKMFFRRACDEKIGLQDATYGCMLKALSKEARVKEAIGLYSLISEKGIRVKDSTYHAFLDLLSEEDQYEEGYEILGDMMRRGFRPGTVGLSKFILLLSRKRRWREVEDLLDLVLEKGLLPDSLCCCSLVEHYCSRRQIDKAVALHNKMEKLQASLDVATYNILIDGLVKNGRIEEVVRVFDYMEGLKLVNSESFTITIRGLCRAKEMRKAMKLHDEMLDMGLKPDKAAYKRLILEFNR from the coding sequence ATGTCTCTTTACAGAGCAAACCCAACAACTTCCATGAAATGGAGGATCCAAATCAGACAAAACCAGTTAGTGTTCCAAATATCCTCAATCATCTTACAAAGACACAACTGGGTTTCACTTCTCCAAAACTTCAACCTCTCCACAAAACTAACTCCTCCTCTCTTTAACCAAATCCTCCACAAAACACAAACTAACCCTCAAATTTCTCTGCGCTTCTTCAACTGGGTCCAAACCAATCTAAAGCTTAAACCAGACCTTAAATCCCAATGTCACATCATCAATATTTGTGTCAATTCGGGTCTCACTCTACCTGTGAGACCAATCATGGATTCTTTGGTGAAAACACATCATGTGTCAGTTCTTGGAGAGGCCATGGTTGATTCTTGTAGAGGTAAAAGTTTAAAGTCTGATGCCTTCAGTTTTGTTCTTGAATGTTACTCGCATAAGGGTCTGTTTATGGAAAGTTTAGAGATGTTTAGGAAGATGAGGGGTAATGGATTTATTGCTTCTGGTACTGCCTGTAATGCTATTCTTGATGTTTTGCAAAGAGAGAATGAGATTAAATTAGCTTGGTGTTTTTATTGTGCCATGATTAAAGATGGGGTTTTGCCTGATAAGTTAACTTGGTCGTTGATTGCTCAGATTCTTTGTAAAGATGGGAACTTTGAGAGAATTGTTAAGTTTTTAGATATGGGTGTTTATAATTCAGTTTTGTATAACGGTGTTATTGATTGTTGTAGTAAAAGAGGGGATTTTGAAGCTGCTTTTGAGAGGCTAAATCAGATGTGTGAGAGGAAACTTGACCCTGGTTTTAGTACTTATAGTGCGATACTTGATGGAGCTTGTAAACATGGGAATGAAGAAGTGATTGAGAGAGTTATGGATATAATGGCTGAGAAAGGCTTGCTTCCAAAATGCCCTTTGTCTCAATGTGATTCAGTCATTCAAAAGTTTTCTGATTTGTGTAAGATGAATGTggcaaaaatgttttttaggagAGCTTGTGATGAGAAGATTGGATTACAAGATGCTACTTATGGGTGTATGTTAAAGGCATTGTCTAAAGAAGCAAGAGTAAAGGAAGCAATTGGTTTATACAGTTTAATTTCCGAAAAGGGAATCAGAGTGAAGGATAGTACTTATCATGCATTTTTGGATCTTCTCAGTGAAGAAGATCAGTATGAAGAAGGATATGAGATATTGGGGGACATGATGAGAAGAGGTTTTAGACCTGGTACAGTTGGGTTGTCTAAATTTATCTTGTTACTAAGTAGAAAACGTAGATGGAGGGAAGTGGAAGACTTGCTGGATTTAGTTTTAGAGAAAGGATTACTGCCAGATTCATTGTGCTGTTGCTCCCTAGTTGAGCATTATTGCTCTAGGAGACAGATTGATAAAGCTGTTGCGTTGCATAACAAGATGGAGAAATTGCAAGCAAGTTTGGATGTTGCAACATATAATATACTTATTGATGGGCTTGTAAAAAACGGTAGGATTGAAGAAGTAGTTAGGGTATTTGATTACATGGAAGGACTCAAATTAGTGAATAGTGAAAGTTTTACAATAACAATCCGTGGGCTTTGCCGTGCAAAAGAAATGAGGAAAGCAATGAAACTTCATGATGAAATGCTGGACATGGGCCTGAAACCTGATAAAGCAGCATATAAAAGGCTGATATTGGAATTCAACAGGTAG